From the genome of Candidatus Palauibacter soopunensis, one region includes:
- a CDS encoding AAA family ATPase: MEEGASPIIPARKTTARREKGSMVPDLDQLELDIHRFLASYDRTSHQREVAKAEEHRKRLLERFPLERWPHLTLEEYALGLSTDQHTWCHELEYTSTELGSIRGGSAEKMVIYKRKSKSGWYYPQRFSNEQDAWGALRTEFLDSFSKAERGAWDDIELNLGQAVRLKTLHIYYPHDVLPVYSKDHLGHFLEALGVPHAVFARSDLLAVNRQLMSQLQAFPVLSDWTTKELEAMLYNWTDPRRRVVKIAPGRDAEFWDECLDGGYICVGWDDVGDLREFESKTAFRAAFAEAYGRTYDASKLTTKGNELWRFRELQAGDVVVANKGTAKVLAVGQVKGPGYQWRGDRETYRHTLPVAWDTSRAQDITPQGRWAFSTVATVGRSLRQQLLTRGSVPNPVDPLFLEMDDALMRKGQAVLYGPPGTGKTYTARRFSVWWVLRNAGREKEASSLLADPDRFAQLEREVSAAQVARKTWWMVANPREWSWDQLFKDGSVEYRYGKIQKNYTLAQPGDLVVGYQATPVKRLVAVARISRGLDTSGESPTLQVEPVARVSNGLSYDELQRDTLLVNSEPMRHRNQGTLFQLTARESEHLLSLLEERNPELQGKLESWEGIAQITRLTFHPSYSYEDFVEGFRPVDSGQGGLSLRLEDGVFKRVCLEAKTHADKVYLVIIDEINRANIAKVFGELITVLEKDKRDLAVTLPQSRESFSIPSNLFLLGTMNTADRSIKLLDSALRRRFAFIELMPDLELFRGARVGDLPLDVFLEELNRRIAASEGREKQVGHSFLLDGSRPLRDREEFARRFRQEILPLLQEYCYTDYATLAMYIGSDLVNEENQSIATREVRDADRLLRALIKEFISKAADYALDGE; the protein is encoded by the coding sequence GTGGAGGAAGGCGCTTCGCCCATCATTCCCGCCCGCAAAACCACCGCCCGCAGGGAGAAGGGTTCAATGGTGCCAGACCTTGATCAACTGGAGTTAGATATTCATCGTTTCCTCGCCTCCTATGATCGCACATCTCATCAACGAGAGGTCGCAAAGGCGGAGGAGCACCGGAAGCGATTGCTCGAGCGGTTTCCGCTAGAGAGATGGCCGCACCTAACGCTTGAAGAATACGCTCTCGGGCTGAGTACTGATCAGCACACTTGGTGTCATGAGCTAGAATATACGAGTACTGAACTAGGTAGCATACGCGGCGGGTCTGCCGAAAAGATGGTCATTTATAAACGAAAAAGCAAGTCCGGGTGGTACTACCCTCAGCGGTTCTCGAATGAGCAAGATGCGTGGGGAGCTCTACGGACTGAATTCCTGGATTCTTTTTCGAAAGCGGAACGCGGTGCATGGGACGATATTGAACTCAATCTTGGTCAAGCGGTCCGCCTGAAGACTCTTCACATCTATTATCCACACGACGTGCTGCCGGTATATTCGAAGGACCATCTGGGTCATTTCCTCGAGGCTCTTGGGGTACCACACGCGGTGTTCGCACGGTCCGACCTGCTGGCCGTTAATCGTCAACTCATGTCGCAGCTCCAGGCATTCCCGGTCTTGTCCGATTGGACCACGAAAGAATTGGAAGCGATGCTCTACAATTGGACCGATCCGCGACGACGTGTAGTTAAGATTGCACCAGGTAGAGACGCAGAGTTCTGGGACGAATGTCTTGACGGCGGCTACATCTGTGTGGGCTGGGATGATGTCGGCGACCTGCGAGAGTTCGAATCCAAGACTGCGTTTCGAGCGGCGTTCGCCGAGGCATACGGAAGGACCTACGATGCGTCTAAACTTACAACAAAAGGCAACGAACTCTGGCGGTTTCGAGAGCTGCAGGCGGGCGATGTCGTTGTCGCCAACAAGGGCACAGCCAAGGTGTTGGCCGTTGGACAGGTGAAGGGACCAGGATATCAATGGCGGGGGGATCGCGAGACCTATAGGCATACGCTACCCGTCGCGTGGGACACATCACGGGCGCAAGACATTACGCCGCAGGGGCGTTGGGCGTTTTCGACCGTGGCGACGGTCGGGCGCAGCCTGCGCCAGCAGCTTCTTACGAGGGGCTCCGTCCCGAATCCCGTAGATCCGCTGTTCTTGGAGATGGACGATGCCCTTATGCGGAAGGGGCAAGCTGTCTTGTACGGGCCCCCGGGAACAGGCAAGACCTATACTGCACGTAGATTCTCGGTTTGGTGGGTATTGCGGAATGCCGGCCGAGAGAAAGAGGCGTCGAGCTTGCTAGCAGACCCTGATCGCTTCGCCCAATTGGAGCGCGAAGTATCAGCCGCCCAGGTGGCGCGAAAAACTTGGTGGATGGTAGCTAATCCACGTGAATGGTCTTGGGATCAGTTGTTTAAAGACGGTAGCGTCGAGTATCGATACGGCAAGATTCAGAAGAACTATACGTTGGCTCAACCCGGAGACCTGGTCGTAGGGTATCAGGCGACGCCAGTCAAACGTCTGGTTGCAGTGGCGCGAATCAGCCGGGGTCTGGACACCTCAGGTGAGTCTCCAACACTGCAAGTGGAACCCGTCGCGCGCGTGTCGAACGGCCTCAGCTACGACGAGTTGCAACGAGACACACTGCTAGTCAACTCTGAACCGATGCGGCACCGCAATCAAGGGACGCTATTTCAGCTCACCGCCCGGGAGTCGGAGCACTTGTTGTCGTTACTGGAGGAGAGGAATCCGGAACTGCAAGGCAAGCTCGAATCGTGGGAAGGAATTGCCCAAATCACTAGGCTGACGTTCCATCCCTCGTACAGCTATGAGGATTTTGTGGAGGGGTTCCGGCCGGTGGACTCGGGACAAGGCGGACTGTCGTTGCGGTTGGAGGACGGTGTCTTCAAGCGGGTGTGTCTCGAGGCGAAAACTCACGCGGACAAGGTCTATCTTGTCATCATTGACGAGATTAATCGAGCCAACATTGCGAAGGTGTTTGGGGAGTTGATCACGGTTCTGGAGAAGGACAAGCGTGACCTCGCCGTGACGCTACCACAAAGCCGCGAGAGCTTTTCGATACCGTCGAACCTCTTCCTGCTGGGTACTATGAACACAGCGGACCGGAGCATCAAGCTGTTAGACTCAGCTCTTCGGCGACGTTTCGCCTTCATCGAATTGATGCCGGACTTAGAGCTCTTCCGTGGCGCGAGGGTGGGGGATCTGCCGCTCGATGTGTTCCTTGAAGAACTCAACCGACGCATAGCGGCCAGCGAGGGACGCGAGAAGCAAGTCGGCCATTCGTTCCTTCTTGACGGTAGCCGGCCCTTAAGAGACCGAGAAGAGTTTGCCCGTCGTTTTCGACAGGAGATCTTGCCTCTTCTCCAAGAGTACTGTTACACGGACTACGCCACACTCGCGATGTATATCGGCAGCGACCTCGTAAACGAAGAGAATCAGTCAATTGCAACCCGTGAGGTCCGCGATGCTGATCGCCTGCTAAGGGCGCTGATCAAGGAGTTTATATCAAAAGCCGCTGATTACGCGCTGGACGGCGAGTGA
- a CDS encoding serine hydrolase domain-containing protein gives MSGLNGGWALGAVAVLASGAVVKVAAQELALARTDQGRWAEVIATSRGKLDSLRRAMSIPGLSVSVSVDRRVVWSEGMGYADLELRSPATPQTRYRIGSVSKILTAAGAALLHQRGELDLDAPVQTYVPSFPRKPEGEITTRLLAGHLAGIRHYVDIEAEYFLTRRYETVFEALDLFQDDPLVATPGTQWSYSSYGFNLMSAVIAAASGRGFLQYVDEEVFRPLGMLHTGGDHTDSLVVNRTRPYDRTPDGRLINARYIDNSHKWAGGGFLSTTEDLLRFAHAHLEPGLFSRETLDLVWTAQRTASGEEVGVGIGWRLMPPTRAGGRRAVGHAGGAIGGNALLIIYPDDGVAIAVAANIADIGYPQGGALVFGDVIYEIADLFIEAR, from the coding sequence TTGAGCGGGCTCAACGGGGGATGGGCGCTGGGCGCGGTCGCTGTGCTGGCCAGCGGGGCCGTGGTCAAGGTCGCGGCGCAGGAGTTGGCCCTCGCGCGGACGGACCAGGGCCGGTGGGCCGAGGTCATCGCGACCTCTCGCGGGAAGCTCGACTCGCTGCGGCGGGCGATGTCCATCCCCGGGCTCTCCGTCTCCGTTTCCGTGGATCGGCGGGTCGTGTGGTCGGAGGGGATGGGGTACGCGGACCTCGAGCTTCGGAGCCCCGCGACGCCGCAGACCCGTTATCGGATCGGGAGCGTCTCCAAGATCCTGACCGCGGCCGGTGCCGCGCTCCTTCACCAGCGGGGCGAACTCGACCTGGACGCGCCCGTGCAGACCTACGTCCCTTCCTTCCCCCGCAAGCCCGAGGGAGAGATCACGACCCGGCTTCTCGCCGGACATTTGGCGGGGATCCGGCACTACGTGGACATCGAGGCGGAGTACTTCCTCACGCGGCGCTACGAGACCGTGTTCGAGGCGCTCGACCTCTTCCAGGACGACCCGCTCGTCGCGACGCCCGGGACCCAATGGTCCTATTCGAGCTACGGCTTCAACCTCATGAGCGCGGTGATCGCGGCGGCTTCGGGACGCGGGTTCCTGCAGTACGTGGACGAGGAGGTGTTCCGGCCGCTCGGGATGCTCCATACGGGCGGAGACCACACCGACAGCCTAGTCGTGAACCGCACGCGCCCCTACGACCGGACGCCGGACGGCCGCCTCATCAACGCCCGCTACATCGACAACTCCCACAAGTGGGCCGGGGGCGGCTTCCTCTCCACGACGGAAGACCTGCTGCGCTTCGCCCACGCCCACCTCGAGCCGGGCCTGTTCAGCCGGGAGACGCTGGACCTGGTGTGGACAGCCCAGCGCACGGCCTCCGGCGAGGAGGTCGGGGTGGGAATCGGCTGGCGCCTCATGCCGCCCACGCGGGCGGGCGGTCGCCGCGCGGTCGGACACGCGGGCGGCGCCATCGGCGGCAACGCGCTGCTCATCATTTACCCGGACGACGGGGTGGCCATCGCGGTCGCCGCCAACATCGCGGATATCGGCTACCCGCAGGGCGGCGCGTTGGTCTTCGGAGACGTGATCTACGAGATCGCCGACCTCTTCATCGAGGCCCGCTGA
- a CDS encoding SRPBCC family protein: MTRTELSRSIEAPVGVVFSTVADISNFSKAVPHIEHVEFLSETRTGVGARFRETRLMGSRRATTELEVTEYVQDERVRFVSDAGGTVWDTIFTVEPGPDGRGTRLLMVMEARPHKLVARLTTPLMKRVIAKAIAADLDAVKAYAEAAG; the protein is encoded by the coding sequence ATGACGCGCACCGAACTCAGCCGCAGCATCGAAGCTCCGGTCGGCGTGGTTTTTTCGACCGTCGCCGACATCTCCAACTTTTCCAAAGCCGTGCCGCACATCGAGCACGTGGAGTTCCTGTCGGAGACGAGGACGGGCGTGGGCGCCCGCTTCCGGGAAACGCGCCTCATGGGGAGCAGGAGAGCGACCACGGAGCTGGAGGTGACCGAATACGTGCAGGACGAGCGTGTTCGCTTCGTGTCCGACGCGGGCGGCACGGTCTGGGACACGATCTTCACCGTCGAGCCGGGCCCGGATGGCCGCGGGACGCGGCTACTCATGGTGATGGAGGCGCGGCCCCACAAGCTGGTCGCCAGACTCACCACGCCGCTCATGAAGCGAGTGATCGCCAAGGCGATCGCAGCAGACCTCGATGCCGTGAAAGCCTACGCCGAGGCGGCCGGATAG
- a CDS encoding DUF2461 domain-containing protein, with translation MTAYFTPDTFSFLSELAANNHREWFLANKPRYEADVKEPALRFITDFSMPLEEISPHFRADPRANGGSLFRIYRDTRFSRDKSPYKTHTGIQFRHEAGKDAHAPGFYLHIQPGHCFVGCGSWRPGGPALRKIRESIDEDPEAWKRASRDADFRGTFELSGDSLVRAPQGYSVDHPLIEDLRRKDFIALVQLGEDDLMSDDFLDRFTALCRTAAPFQRWLCQATGVSY, from the coding sequence ATGACCGCCTACTTCACGCCCGACACCTTCAGCTTCCTGAGCGAGTTGGCCGCCAATAACCACCGCGAGTGGTTCCTCGCCAACAAGCCACGATACGAGGCGGACGTCAAAGAGCCGGCGCTCCGTTTCATCACCGATTTCTCGATGCCGCTCGAGGAGATCAGCCCCCACTTTCGCGCCGACCCAAGGGCGAACGGCGGCTCGCTGTTCCGGATCTACCGCGACACCCGCTTCTCTAGGGACAAGAGCCCGTACAAGACCCACACCGGCATCCAGTTCCGGCACGAGGCGGGCAAGGACGCCCATGCTCCCGGCTTCTACCTGCACATCCAGCCGGGGCATTGCTTCGTGGGATGCGGCTCCTGGCGCCCCGGCGGGCCGGCCCTCCGGAAAATCCGCGAGTCGATCGACGAGGATCCGGAGGCCTGGAAGCGGGCGTCGCGCGACGCCGATTTTCGTGGGACCTTCGAGCTCTCGGGCGATTCGCTCGTCCGGGCCCCGCAGGGCTACAGCGTGGATCATCCGCTGATCGAGGACCTGCGGCGCAAGGACTTCATCGCCCTGGTGCAACTGGGCGAAGACGACCTGATGTCGGACGACTTCCTGGACAGGTTCACCGCCCTGTGCCGCACCGCCGCGCCGTTCCAGCGCTGGCTGTGCCAGGCGACCGGCGTCTCGTACTAG